GCTGCCCGCCTCGCGCACCGTCGCCACACAGTAGTTCGTCTTCGCAATCGTGATGAAGCCCACTCCATCCAGCATCGCGGTTGTCAGACCGCCGGCGCGCAGCGCATCCACAGCCACGCGCGCGGCCAGTTCGGCCTCGGCCGAGGGGCTGTCAGGCACCTCCGCGATTGCAGAGTACCGCCGTTCGCCGAGCGCGAGCACGGTACGGCAGCGCAGCGTGCCGCCGCGTCGGTCGACATCGATGCGCTCAAGCGTCAGTCCATCAGCGATCTCGTTGTTCCGGCGGCGCGCTACCAGATCTGCAGCAGCCGCGACGATCTCTGCTGGCGCACTGGAGGGGCGGGCCACAATGGTGCCCGCTTCAGGTGCATCGCGGTGTCTCAGCGCACGCCGGTCACCGCCGCCCGTCTCGCCAGTGGCGTTGCGGCTGGTCGTGCCGTTTCCCGCAGAATCGTAGCCCCCACCTTTGCCGTTCGTGGCCACGCCGTTGCCGCCGCTGGATTTCCTGCCATTCCCGTTCTCTTTCGCCGCATCCGCCGCCTTCGCGCCACCGTTTCCGTTCGCATGACCGTGCTCGCGCGGTCCGCTGCGCGCAGCATCGTCTTCGCTCGCGGCGTCGACGGGCGCGCCGTCGCCCAGCACTTCGCCCACCAGGTCCATCGCTTCGAACAGCGCTGAATCGTCGTGGACGTGTATCTGCGTCGGCAGCAGCTGCACGCCGAATCCTGCCTGGAGGCCGGAGACGATGTTGCGGATCAGCTGATGCGGCTGCGTGTTGCGATCACGGAGGATGTGCACGGCGCGCAGGGTATGGGTACGCCACAGCATGCGCACATCGGACACGCCCACCAGGGAACGGAGCAGGCGGTCGATCCGCTGCGTGGTCATCGTCGACACGGCGGGTTTGTCCATCGGTGTCCCTGTTCCCCCTGCGGAGGTGCAATCGGCCCGTATTGGTACGGGCCGGCCTGTGTCGATGCCTGTTGCGCCGACACGTGGAATGTTCGGAGCGCCGGGGGGAACCAGCAGTCCGTCGACTTTGCTTCCGCTATTTGGCAGGTTACTGCCGTGAAACATTCATGGCGGAACGGCGAAAAGTCAAGCCTCCAGAGGACTTGCGAGTGGTCGGACTGGGGAGCCCCCGCCACAGTCCCGCTTCTAAGTTGCGGATGCGGCCACATTTGCCGGCAGAAGACCGTGCGCCCTCCGGGGGCGCGGCGCACGGAGCGGGGCTTCGCGACTCCGGCTGGACGAGCGGCGCCGGGCACGACTAGAATCACGCATGGATTACGCAGGAAAGGGTGGCTGGATCGAGGTCGTGAGCGGCGTGATGTTCAGCGGCAAGTCGGAGGAGCTGCTGCGTCGCATCCGCCGGGCTACGCTGGCCCGCCACCAGGTACAGGTCTTCAAGTCCCACCTGGACGAGCGTTACGGCGGTCTCCAGATGGTGAGCACGCACAACGGCGGCCGCATCGAGTCGGAACCGATATCGAGCTCCGTCGAGGTGATGGAGCGGCTACGGCCCGGAACGGGCGTGGTCGGCATCGATGAGGTACAGTTCCTCGACAACGGCATCGTCGACGTGGCCAACGCCCTGGCGGACGCGGGGATACGCGTGATCGCCGCAGGAACCGATATGGACTTCCGCGGGGAGCCGTTCGGTCCGATCGGCGCATTGCTGGCTGTCGCGGAGCGGATCGACAAGCTCCAGGCGATCTGCGTGAGGTGCGGTCAGCTGGCCACGCGCAACCAGCGACTCATCAACGGGCGGCCTGCGCCCGCAGAGGGCCCGACCATCCAGGTTGGCGGGCTTGAATCCTATGAGGCTCGCTGCCGGGCATGCCACGAGGTGCCCTCCCTCGGACGCGCCCAGATTTCCCTGCTCGACGGCTGACGCTCGGCGGCCGGCCAATCAAATCCTCTTGACGCGGAGGCCGATGAATCGGGAACGGGACTGGTTCGCCTCCACGCGAATCCTCATAGTCGAGGATGACGCCGAGGTGCAGAGGGTACTCGAACGAATGCTGCGAAGCAGCGGGTTCGGTCACGTTACGGGGGTGCGTGACGCGGAAATGGCGCTCGACGTATGGGCCACCCTGCCGCCCGACCTCATACTGATGGATCTCCACCTGCCCGGTACGAGCGGCTTCGACTTCCTCGAGCGGATCCGCGAGGAGGACGGCGGAGCCGAGTTTCTGCCCGTGATCATGCTGACCGGCGATGTGAGCCCGGAGGTCCGTCGGCGCGCCCTGGATCTCGGAGCTCACGACTTCCTCACCAAACCGTTCGATGTGGCCGAGGTTCTTCTCCGCATCCGCAACCTGCTGCGCACGCGACTGCTGAACCGGCGCCTGCTCGACACCAACAGCATACTCGAGGCGCGGGTGCGCGAACGTACGCGCACGCTGGAAGAGTCGCGTCGTGAAGCCCTCGAGCACCTGGCGCGGGCTGCGGAGTTCCGGGACGATGTGACCGGTCAGCACACGCAGCGTGTCGGCAGCCTCTCGGCGGACATCGCCGACGTGCTCGGGTGGGATCCCCTCGAGGTGGAACTGATCCGCAATGCTGCTCCGTTGCACGACATCGGCAAGATCGGCATTCCCGACGCCATCCTGATGAAGCCGGGCAGCCTTACACCTGAAGAGTTCGATGTCATGAAGACACACACCACCATTGGCGGGTCGATCCTCGCCGGTAGCCAGGCACCCGTATTCGTGCTGGCACGCGAGATCGCGCTTTCCCACCACGAGCGTTGGGATGGGTCAGGCTACCCGGTCGGTGCACAGGGTGAGCGGATCGCTCTGTCGGGGCGGATTGTCTGTGCAGCCGATGTCTATGACGCGCTCACTCACGAGCGTCCTTACAAGCATGCGATGCCGGCCGATCAGGCGCTGGCCGAGATCACGTCACAGGCGGGGCGGCACTTCGATCCGGCCGTTGCTGCGGCCCTCGAGCATGTATTCGAAACGCGCGCGCAAAGTGAAACGACGTGAGCGCGACAGGTCCGGTCAGGACCCGAGCAACGGCAGGCTGATTCTCGGATACACGGTCTGAAACGCACGCACCACGGACGGGTCGAACTTGCGCCCGGCCTGCTCATCGATCCACGTCAGCGCCTCATCGATCGAGCGCGCCTTCTGATACGGCCGGTCCTGCGTCATGGCGAAGAACGTGTCCACCACCGCCACTATGCGGGCGGGCAGCGGGATGGACTCTCCGGCGAGGCCGGGCGTGTAGCCGGTGCCATCCCAGTTCTCGTGATGGTACAGTGCGATCTCCTCGGCCATCCGCAGGATGGGCGAGCTGCTGCCGCTGAATACGCGCGAGCCGATCGACGTATGAGTCTTGAGAAGGTCCAGCTCCTCGAGGCTGAGGCTGCCGGGCTTCACCAGGATCTCCGGCATGCCGACCATCCCGATGTCGTGCAGCGGCGCGGCATAGCGGATGAGGTCGACCTGCTCCTCCGTCATGTCCAGCTCTTCAGCTATGCCCGCGCACAGCATGCCGAACTGCGCGGGCAGTGAGCCGTCCATCGACTCGCGATACTCTGCAACGCGCGCCAGACGCTCCGCCATCTCGATCTGCGTTTCGCGGATCTCCCGCTGGTGGCGCTCCACCTGCGCGTGCACCTCGCGATACTGGTTTCGGAGATCCAGCAGATTGCGCATGCGCAGGAGTACGTCCGTCGGGTCGAACGGCTTCAG
The genomic region above belongs to Longimicrobiales bacterium and contains:
- a CDS encoding thymidine kinase produces the protein MDYAGKGGWIEVVSGVMFSGKSEELLRRIRRATLARHQVQVFKSHLDERYGGLQMVSTHNGGRIESEPISSSVEVMERLRPGTGVVGIDEVQFLDNGIVDVANALADAGIRVIAAGTDMDFRGEPFGPIGALLAVAERIDKLQAICVRCGQLATRNQRLINGRPAPAEGPTIQVGGLESYEARCRACHEVPSLGRAQISLLDG
- a CDS encoding HD domain-containing phosphohydrolase yields the protein MNRERDWFASTRILIVEDDAEVQRVLERMLRSSGFGHVTGVRDAEMALDVWATLPPDLILMDLHLPGTSGFDFLERIREEDGGAEFLPVIMLTGDVSPEVRRRALDLGAHDFLTKPFDVAEVLLRIRNLLRTRLLNRRLLDTNSILEARVRERTRTLEESRREALEHLARAAEFRDDVTGQHTQRVGSLSADIADVLGWDPLEVELIRNAAPLHDIGKIGIPDAILMKPGSLTPEEFDVMKTHTTIGGSILAGSQAPVFVLAREIALSHHERWDGSGYPVGAQGERIALSGRIVCAADVYDALTHERPYKHAMPADQALAEITSQAGRHFDPAVAAALEHVFETRAQSETT
- a CDS encoding HD domain-containing phosphohydrolase, producing the protein MDQTALSSARILIIDDDEAIISLLERILRRGGYENVRSATDARLALPLFRDFEPDLVLMDLRMPFLDGINVMRQLRQRNTPGEFLPVVLLTGDTTPEARELALSAGANDFLLKPFDPTDVLLRMRNLLDLRNQYREVHAQVERHQREIRETQIEMAERLARVAEYRESMDGSLPAQFGMLCAGIAEELDMTEEQVDLIRYAAPLHDIGMVGMPEILVKPGSLSLEELDLLKTHTSIGSRVFSGSSSPILRMAEEIALYHHENWDGTGYTPGLAGESIPLPARIVAVVDTFFAMTQDRPYQKARSIDEALTWIDEQAGRKFDPSVVRAFQTVYPRISLPLLGS